From the Onychostoma macrolepis isolate SWU-2019 chromosome 13, ASM1243209v1, whole genome shotgun sequence genome, the window CCAGTAGTTTCGATTCTGGTGCGCTAATGTGTGCAGCCCAACTTACCCATCCTTCAAACATTTTCTCTCACATTACATTCACTGTACAACTGTCCAAACAATCCCACAGACCTCAAACTTTGGTGGGGATATCAAAACCCCTAACCATAACGACTTACTtaataattagttaatagtCATGTGCCTTAACtagtaaagtcataacatgatatCTATGTTTATctttagctaatgattaattaaagcagacaactggacgTTGAAATGCATAGCCTTGACCCGTTGTGGTAAttaacacattattttacaatattagttCAAACTATATGTTGTTAAGGAATTAATACATGATGACATTTAATTAATGGCAATTCATATATTACTTAATCTATTAATCAGATAAGACTTTTTATTAGTTGCTGATGTAGTAATCATTAATGaatggtttagttcttcatgagtCATACATTAACTCATTATTATCTGCGCATTAGTTAAGAATGAATTAATGCTTATTAGTGCACCagtactgtaaagtgttaccatatttttcTTTCGCCattgaccatttttttttaaagtataaacaTTTGATTAAGCATAAACATTAGTTTAaggacaaatttaaaaaaagttgccaaaggggtaagaaaaataagatGATGTATCATATCATAAATGATATAGGTATTAAGGGgagacactacaggcaaaaacactgttttttcatgcacctgtcaattttgagattttgggctttttggtttttcatgaAGTGTCttttcagactagtagaacgaaaacatccaaaaagacactgttaagtgtttcttttatagcactttatctatttgtgtcaatagatttcaattacaatacatatttttaaaggccgttttctcaaaatgagttttttctcctacactgagccataaatctccacttcagtagcacttacacacaccaaactttacatttttattcctgcctatatcctgaaggtttttacagagggatttgttcatatataattttcttgattatatacaacattttaatccccccaaaattgtcaaaatatagtgttttctgtctgttctaagtattttctgaattatggagtgacaaaatgagattcaaaaattccctctgtaaaaacttttgactgtaatatgtcaaaaaaattaaacaagaattttgaaactgacttcatccagtgtttagatttttgtactagaaatgtatgcaaattagtgcatatttcattaaataatgcctcatttgcatagttaaacctaacattttagaaaacttgtaatacaaaaaatgtttgcaattatgaatgtaatcaatcaactaggtaagtaaggcgataactattagtaaaaaaaaataccctattcacctgcagtgtctcgccttaaaAAGATATAAGGTGTATTCTCAGAAAATTGTCGTAATatcatatatttacatttattcatttatcagatgcttttatccaaagtgacttacgagtgaagacaaaataagccattaaaccaaaaaaataaaataaataaataacaataagtAAGTGTTGTGACAAGTCCTGGTTGGTCTAATGCAGCACacatcaagtttttttttttttataagaagatagaatagaaataaaACAGAGAGCTAGTGTTAAAGGGTCAAGTTATAAAAATGTACTGGTCAAAAGCTAGGGTAACCCTGTTTATGGCCGTCAGATTACACGACTAAATCAGTCATCGTTaaatttatacacttatttgaTATTGCCACTTGTAATTTTCAGAGAATACAATTTACACCTTTTATTACCTTTATCATCTACAGCTAATGGTTTCTataaatttcaataaaacattttatcagtGTTTATCAGTGTCATATTTATCAGTGTTTATGGAACAGACAGGTATTCTCGATCAGAACATCACACACAACAGTTCCAGATGGAAACAAAATTTAGTGGCATTTTTATGGCTGAGCTTTGTTTAGATCCTGTTAATTGGAATAGATGTTCTCTAACCACAGTGATGGCGATGGGGGCCCAAGAGAGCTGATTGGAGGACAGCACAGGTGGGCTCAACTCACTGTGCAAGAATCAAAGCTTCAAACATGTACATGTATAACAATATTCAATATAAACTTTCAGAAACACTAAAACTGTTATATAAAAGAAGTACACATTGCAGAGAACAAAATAAACGTACACCCAAAAGAAGCCTTTCAACTATTCACACAAACCCACACAGAAGCATACCCATACTCCTCACGCTGCAAATCTAAACCATGTCAGCTATCTCATCACGCTTGTAGGTGCCAGGGCAGCCATCTTGTCAGAGCATTTCGAGGGTGTATGTGAGAACCCCCTGCCGTGCAGACATGTTCAAATGCTTCTCTATATAACAACCAGACACACATTCCCTCCATAAGCGCTCAGTATCGGTTCTCATGACTGACACCGGCCCACAACATGCTGGGGGTCCTATTCTTAGCCTCCAGTGGCTCATCGCTGAATTCCGGCATGTTTGGGTGGATTCTGTGActcatttgtttttatctcTGTGCTGGAATGTTGAGTCAGGAATTGGACATCAGGAAACGGCAACATAAGGATGAGATTAAAACTCTCTCAAGATGTAAAGCAAAATAATCAGCTCACTCAAACACCTGTTGTGCTGACCGCGAAGGTTTTTAAGCAAACCTGAGCAAATAGTGCACTTGTGAACAACACTATAATGCAAGGACaaatactgttattttacaCTATAAATGCAATGTGGTTACATGCATTTCTGAGTACCTCCAAATGTGCTGCAAGTAATCACAatttgttttggaccccatttacAACTGTATATAGCACTGACCACTTGAAATCTGATCACTGTGCAGAGGTTAGGAGACAGATatagagaggaagagagagaacgAGAAAGTTGAGGacagtgtaaattatttaatttgaagaTTCGTTGCTTAAAATGCAAGACTCACCTGTAGCTCTGCCAACACCTGAGTTGCACACTCTTCCTTCCAGAAAAGAATGTCTGAGAATATCTCTCTCATGTCTACATGCTTGTAAGTCCTTATAATACTGAgaatgggagaaaaaaaaaacaccagtattataaaaatagacagaTGGTTGATGTTTGTCATCAGACAGTTGCTTCCTAGCAAccaataaaatctaaaatctgcatttgaggaaaataaattatatattttctatatatatattttctatatataatttctataatatatatatatatatatatatatatatatatattatagaaatTACTGTCAAGTTCAAGGAGTGATGTTCTTAAAATCTAACCCACTGGGAAGAGTGGTAACACCAATACtaagaaatgaatgaatgaatgaatgaatggcctacacatgtataaaaatagaattttgcttaatttttatGCTACCCTCATCACAATTTTGACTTGAAGCCAATTCAtaatatcaatttaataatttaccATTCATTAATatgatctaaaataaaaaattaaattaaaaaagtgttAAACTATACTTTCTTACCTCAAATTTGGTTTGTGTCCTGTAAATCCTTCATATTTTTACACTTACAACTTCTACAGTCACCTCAGGAGGGTGGTGATCATGTATGATACTGATTTCACACTTGTAGCtcattgtatgtgtgtgtatgttcagTATGATTCTGATTATGTTGATGTAAATATTTTGGTTGTTATCTAAAACACATACGCGTGAAGTTTGACATGCACTTTATTTAGTAAAGACAAAATAACACTTTTGAAGAGGAACTGACTTTTGATGTCCAGTGAAAACACCACAAGCAGCTTGACGGTCACACTGCAGCACAGCAGTTTATAGCGCACATTGACCAAAATAACACAAGCTCTCGTGAAACGTAAAGTGctttgcaagtttctttcatgTTTGGCCTAGGTCAGGCTTCTCTTCTTCACGGGCTCCCTCTCAGTTCTGTGCGCTCCCGAAAGGAGCGGGATGTATGTATCGCTACGCGACGCGCGCAAGGCACCTTCCCACACGTTCCCGGGCGCGTCAGACCTGCGCGAGGAGCTTCTCACCTCGAGCTCGAGCTCGCGCAGCTCCATGAGTTCTAGCTCGTGCTTGGCGGCGGTTTCTAGCACCTTCTGCTTGTTGTAATAGATGACGAAATTGTTGATGATGGGGTGGATGGGCAGCGCTATGGCGATCACCCCGCACAGAAAGCTGATGGCCGCGTTGCACCGGCCTAGGGTGGTTTTTGGGTAGATGTCCCCATAGCCGACGGTGGTCATGGTGATGATGGCCCACCAGAAGGACTGCGGGATGCTTCTGAACAGCGTCTCCGGGTGGCTCTGCTCCATGGTGTACCCTAGCGCGGAGAACACGAAGATGCCCACTCCCATGTACATGAGCAGCAGCCCCAGCTCCTTGAAGCTCCGTTTGAGCGCGTACGTGAGCGTCTGCAGGCCAGAAGAATGGCGCGCCAGCTTGAAGATCCGCGCAATGCGCATGATGCGGAGCGCCTGCACCGCCTGCTGCACGTTGGCCAGCTCCATCATGGCCGTGCCGAGGCACGTGAGAACCAGCACCACGTAGAACGGCAGGATGGCCAAGAAGTCTATCATGTTCATGAAGGAGAGCGCGAAGCGCACCTTGTTTGGGGACGATGCGAGGCGCAGCAAGTACTCTACCGTGAACCAGCCGATGCACGCCGTCTCGATGGCATCCAGGGTCGGGTGCTCAACGCGGTTCCCCTCGGAATCCTCCACCTGGAGGTCCGGTATGGTCCCGAGACACATCACCAAAGATGACACTAGAATGAACAGGAAGGACACGACGGCAATTACGCGTGCGGGGAGCGAGGACTCTGGTTTCTCCATGAGCTTCCAGAGAAACTTCTGCCACCTTTCAGTGCGGCTCACGTTAGGGTCACATTCCAGATCATCCAGGATCAGTTTCACCTTGTCTGCAATCTCTGCCAACTCTTCCTCCTTCTCAGTTAAGTTACTCTTGCAGCATTCGTCCAAGTAGCTCAAGTCGATCTTCCAAAACTCCATCTCTTTGATAAAACAAATAGGGCAGATTCCGCGCTTCATATGGATCTCTCCAAAGTAGTACACTTCCACGATGCATTTAAACGAGTCGGGATCTCTGTCGAAGTAGAATTCTCGTTTTCCAGGGTCGTAGTCATCGCAGAGCGAGGAAATGACATCAAAACTCCGAGTTGAGCAGTTCACTAGTTCGGCGAGCCTGCTGTCCGGATAGCGGTTCAGAATGTCTCCGCACAGCACGAGCCGCACACCCCCGATGTTTACGGCGATTTCTTTCTCGTCGCTGCTCGACGATCCGTTACAGTGCGCCAACCGGGTCCTCGGTAGCGTCCACATCCTCGCAGCACTAGTCTCCAAACATTTAAATGGCGTTAAATGTTAGGAACGGTGAGTTGTAAGAAAAGGCGCATGGAGACGCAGGGTCCTCTTATGTCAAAAGAGGGTGCTGATTAACTTCGTAAATACTAAAGACATGCTAAGAGagtaaaattaatacattttgtctTGAAAAAAGCTTTGATAAGAAAAAGAATCAAGAGAATGCTATCTTGATTCAAGCGGATAACATTTCTGTGCGCTTTTGCGCAGTTGGCACAGCAGTAACAGGTCCccccctccccctcctcctccctgtgcacctctctctctttctctctctcactccctCTGTAACCCCCAGTCCTTTATTAATATATCTCGCCTGGTGTTTCCTGCCATTTCAACCTGCTTTTAACAACTCTTTTGCCCAACTTACAAAAGACCACTAGTAGTGAATACAGCGCGAATTTTAAGAAGGGGGTGGGGTTGACTTTTTCTAACGAGTGATATATATTGTTTCGTGCTCaattctgttatttttattgatactttttaaatgtttttctcgcGCAACGCAAATTGTAATTTTCCGTCAATGGTTAAGTAACCAAAACATCGGTTATAAACAGGTGAAAATATATGGGCTCTATCTTGACGTGAAGTTTTGCGATTACAGCTTGCCAACTGtggtaaaaatatatagatgtaaaatcttttttttttctcttttcacaGGCAATTGTTGTAAAGCTCcgagttaaacagtttattacaCCAGTAACGTACGTAAATTACACGGTTGTGAAAAGACAGTTGTTCACTCACCTGTCACTTGCACAGGCCACCACAAGTTACTGGATATTTCCATAAAGTCCGAGTTGATTCATACATCACAGGCCTTTTTCACAGGAAGAACGtatgtgctaaataaaaacactgaatagAACGTTTCTGAATTAGCATTAGTCACTCAACATTTAGTTCTCAGTTTGTCGGGGAGAGGCGCTCACCGGCTTCCCTGAGTAATTGCGCCACCCTTAGAAATGTCACTAAATTGCAATATAGACAACAAAGAAAGATGTGTTTTTAAtagctttttttaaacaattgacTGACAACTGAACATTTCCATCATTACCTAGGGAACTTATACTGGCACACTGAATATTCATTTGTCACAGTGGGAAACTGCTATTATACAGctgctgtttaaaaaaatatgaaggaCAAAACAATTAATGGAACTGCAAGATTATAAAGAAAATGTACAGTTTCtgctgggcaaaaaaaaaaaaaaaaaaacatgaattaattaattagtaaatTGTATAAAACAAACATGACATTTATGAATATTTCTTTGTCCAGAGAACAAAACTAGAGAAAAAGTACTTTTTTAGTATCTGAACCGACTCAATCTAATTACCCTGTGACAACTTGCCCTAATCTCCCTTATTCATTGAAGCACTGATTTGTTAAGCATTAACCATCAagtcataaaaatacattatataatgttACTTGTTTTTGGTGACTCCTGTGGTCAGCAATGATTTCAATCTGAGaattataaaagcaaaaaaaatgaaagtagcAACAGAAGTGGTTCTAGTTTAGAAAATctgacattttaatatttcaaagtcAAATCAATCACCATGGAAACAAACCTTCAGATGGGCTGGTATGTGCAAAATACACCACATTCAAAACCACTGCCGCAAAACCAGACAAACCTGGAGAAAATCCCATATCTCCACAGGTATGGCTTCATTCAGCttgtttacagtgaaatatttaaTCCTTATTcaaacattgtttgtttgtataataatacagcacaaaaaatCATCATACTTTCCTGTAATGAGGCAGGTAGACAGTAAAATCCAACTGAGTTcactcaaataataaaatggaaaaaaatgtaagCTGATATAAATTGGTTTTGCTAAAAATTGgaaactgaaaaataattaaataaaacctaCAACTAAGTCAAACGGAAAACATCCAGCCAAACTAGACTCCCCATTTAATCTGGGCATGAAAGAAGCTTCCGACTTTTACACGGTTTTGGCAATGCAGTCAGACCAACTGGCACATGcctattatacacacacagacacacacacacacacacacacacacacacacacgcacacacacaccagtgttcacatgcacacacattcacacactcattcacactGGTAGCTGTGCAGTTAATCCTCTGGAGTATATAGGAAGAGTTGAAGTGCATCAGTCTGTGGTGTTCATCCACCATACTTTAATTTAAAGGCTCTAAAAGCAGGAGAGTGAAGTCAGATTCACTTCATCCTCTCTCCTGCGTGTTTCTATCACTCTCAGTTCATGCTATTTCACCAGGCCGATTTTCTTGGCCTCTGTTTCATAGATCAGAAGCCTCCACATTTTCACTATAAACACTTCTGCTTCCTCATCCAGTACCTGTAGGAAACACACCCATGATTATCCACACAGTAAAGGGGTGAAtctaacaaaaacattaacaaaatccATAAttcacctcaaaatgaaaagaaaaaaaatgttactgtgTTTCTACAAAATGCTTATTGTTAAAACTACTTTGGTAATgagaaatgtgcttaattgtcatgaaaataaatattaaagtatGAGAGATGATACTGACatgacaggttttgtgagattcacccaatattatttattaggaGCATGTGCAAATATCAAACCATGTGCTATTTACCATGGCAACATCATCCAGAATTCCCTCTGGCGTGCTGTGAGCCATGACCTGCAACAAGacaaaacacattaatacaGAGAAtggaaaacagacaatattccCACTAAgatacagacacaaacacaccttTGAACAGACGAAGTCAACTAGTGTGGCTTCCTCTTCACCAATGTATTCTATGATTTTCTTATTGATCCAGGGGCGGATCCTCCTGTCCATCAATGTCTGTGTGGGCAAAAGAGACATCAACGCATATAAACTGTTCAATATCTATGATGAGCAATTACAacctaaaatatacaaataaacagcCGCAGTCACACTAATAGCTTTTCTCTCACCGTGTCCACCATGTTCCAGTCCAGCGGATAATTAAACAGCTCTTGTTTGACTGTGGGAATTTTCTCAATCAGACTCTTGATATGTTTTCGTTTCTCTTCTGTGTTTACACCAGGCCGTAACCCTGTGACCTCTGCTCCATCTAGGCTAAGGCCTCCCCTCTCATCCTCACTGTAGTCGAGAGGTACCAGCTTCCTCTTTTTGGGTGCTTCCTCCGTTTCCTCCTCATCAAACTTATTAAAGACGCTGTCCACTGCAGCAAGAGCCTTTCGTCTTCCTGCCTGGGGCAATTTAGGACTGCCTGCAGCACCTGAGAGTCAAAAAGCAGTTTGAAACCATTGGATGCAAAGGACGAGAAAGactttctgaaaaaaattatgaaaactgaATATCTTATTAATGTACACAACCATTCAAaatttggagtcagtaagatttgtgttttgtttttaaaaatttgatcaaaaacagagtaaaaaaaatattatttcaactgtattctattttaaaatgtgattttttttttcagaattttttgataaagagagttcaaaagaacagaatttgtttgaaatagaaaccatctgtaacattataaatgtttttactgtcaatttCATTCaacaatgcatccttgctgtattcatttctttaaaaaaatttaaaaagatgcCAAACCTAACTACTATCGAGGGTTAGATGTTTAAAACAAGGGTTAGGGGTCAAGCTCAATCATAACAATAAAGCATAATGAAGTAATTCCGATATTCCTATTCCTATATAAGAAATGTCTCACTAAATCTGAATTTGTTGCACATCAGCTCCAATGCTTTTGTCAATTCCTTACAGAAAGAGCTAAAAATCGTTCAAGTAACACACAGACCTAGTTTGAGACTGAGGCCTATTTTAGGCCTGAGCTCTTCTGTGGGCGGGGCCTCATGTGAAGGGTTCTCATGCAACGTGACGGCGTGTGGTGATTCGCTGCCAGGTGTGAGGGGCGTGGCATTGCCACTGGCTGAAGAGATAGACGGCGCCGTTGGAACAGGTCTGAGTGTGGGCTTCAAGCATGGCTTGACCTCTTGGTCATCATCGTCCTCCTCTTCGTCTTCCTCTCGGTCTGTGATGTTATTGTCTGAGGAGTACGCCTCCTGCTCCGCGCCTTCCTTTCTCTGATGCTCCTCATGGGAGATGTGCAGCACCTCCTCGCTCTGCTCTTGCTTTACAGGAGGCTGCCGCTGTTTCTCGGCCTCCTGCTCTATCTTTAAGGCAAAAAAACTAAGTTAGACGCACAGACACAGACGAATGCAGAcataaaaatgcacacacatacgcacCCTCTGAAGTTCAGCATCAGGGTCTGGGTGTCCTTCTGCTAGGAGTCTCTGTCTGATCTCCTCCAActcatctttctctctttttctgtccCTCTCATCTAATTCTAGctctttctctctatctctcaATCGCTTCTGCAATGCACTGCCCCTGAAAGAGACAAAAAGAGAGCAAGACAAGAATTATAGACAGGGGCGAGATAATGTATTTGAACACAACAGAATATATTGTCACCTActgtaaaatgctaatttaaaattatttatattttgagacCTTTTTCAAAATCTTGCAGAGTGTGATGGCTAAGGCCACACTtagtacatattttatttaaattggtttatttttattgtttgtctgcttatttataaatttgtgtattttattttagtttttttttatttacccaaaatattttgtgttagAGGTGTAGGTTGACTCTTTATGCTAGTATTAAAAGAACTAAGAGCGACCCAGTTCCTTACTAGAGTGCACGCTAGTGATTGAATAAAATCACAACTACACAGAAATgggtttaaatttatttaattatttgaattgttTATCTCACCCGTGGTTCCGCCGGGATCCATAACTGCAGCATGGAGCAAAGGCCTGGTATTAAAAGAGTGCGGCATTTCCTGATGTCCTTTGTATCTTTGGGTTAGGAgttatgggaaatgtagtttggGGGACCGTTTGGGGTTTGTTTGGAGTTATGTACAAAgtctatttttgtgttttagtttatttctgttattgttttgttgaatgtaatttcataagtgtataaagtttatttgtatacattacattacttttgtttATGATGTACAAAAGTTTTGAATTAAGATCCTGTGAGGCCCCCTGTAATTATAAAATGGTTTGGTCTGATTTGTTAAAAGGGTTCAATTTTTGATGGCTGAGTCAGTTCTGGTGAGGGATCCCTGGAGAAACATCTAAGGCCCAGGACTCAGTTGTGCTGAAAGTTCATTCCTTAGTCATTCTGTGTATGAGTGAGCTCCCATTTTATCTGCACTGTTGTGGGCAGAATATGGGGCAGTGAATAAAAATTTTTGAAACCTCTATGATCGTCTCCTGGAAATTTATGGCAGAACCCTGACAAGATGGTGGCAGCGGTGGGATTCTGTCCAGAAGGAGGTCGCTTATAGGGAGTCTAGTGCTGAAGGAATGGCGCCCAAGAAGGTAGTGCGCGCTGTTGTTCCCGCTGACGTCGAGATCGTGCCCGATGAGGGAGAAATGCTGATGGAGGATGCGATGAAGCTATGTCTGATGAAGAGTCGGAGGGTGACTTGACGGAACTTAAAGGGATGCTTCAACGGTTGATGCGAGATCAGCAACAGAGAGAGGCACGTCAAGTACAAGAGGCAGCTCGACAAGAGACGAGATGGAAATCCCTTCAGCATCAGTTCCGTTTACTTCAAGGCGAGGTCAGCCAGCGAACTTCGTTGGAGGAATTGCGAGACCGGGGAGGTGCTGAGCCAGATGAGTTGCCAAGAGCTTCTACTGGCTCCCGTAATATGAGCCATGGGTATGCGCAGCCGGAACCACGGATGCAACAGCTGTGTGAGTCGGATGATATCGAACATTATTTAACCACGTTTGAACGGATTGCTGAGGTTTTGTCGATGGCCGAGGGGAGACTGGGCCATTAGACTCATCCCGTTGCTGACGGGCAAGGCGCGCAGTGCATATGTGGCCATGGATGTTGCAGATGCAATTGATTACGCGCAAGTAAAAGAGGCTATCTTGAAGAAGTATTCCATTAACCAGGAGACGTACCGACAGAGATTTCGCGCTATGGAGGTGCAGGAGGAGGAGACCCCTAAAGAGCTATATGTTCGATTGAAAGACTTGTATCAGAAATGGGTGAGACCGGCAGAGAGAACGAGCCGGGAGATCGGAGAGCTAATTATCCTGGAACAGTTCTTGCGGATGCTTAATCCAGAATTGCAAACGTGGATTAAAGAACACGGCCCGTCTACTGCTGAGGAGGCGGCACAGCTAGCTGATGTTTTCGTGGCATCACGACGTAGAGCGGAACCCTGGAGCCTCTCTCGCTGGAAGACGGCGCGAGATAGATTTTCTCGACGACCGAGTTCGGCATCTCAAGGAAGTAGGTCTAGAAACAAGTGAAAAACAAACTGAG encodes:
- the kcnf1b gene encoding potassium voltage-gated channel subfamily F member 1; amino-acid sequence: MWTLPRTRLAHCNGSSSSDEKEIAVNIGGVRLVLCGDILNRYPDSRLAELVNCSTRSFDVISSLCDDYDPGKREFYFDRDPDSFKCIVEVYYFGEIHMKRGICPICFIKEMEFWKIDLSYLDECCKSNLTEKEEELAEIADKVKLILDDLECDPNVSRTERWQKFLWKLMEKPESSLPARVIAVVSFLFILVSSLVMCLGTIPDLQVEDSEGNRVEHPTLDAIETACIGWFTVEYLLRLASSPNKVRFALSFMNMIDFLAILPFYVVLVLTCLGTAMMELANVQQAVQALRIMRIARIFKLARHSSGLQTLTYALKRSFKELGLLLMYMGVGIFVFSALGYTMEQSHPETLFRSIPQSFWWAIITMTTVGYGDIYPKTTLGRCNAAISFLCGVIAIALPIHPIINNFVIYYNKQKVLETAAKHELELMELRELELEVRSSSRRSDAPGNVWEGALRASRSDTYIPLLSGAHRTEREPVKKRSLT
- the rbm25a gene encoding RNA-binding protein 25 isoform X3, yielding MRKCGLVLSWKRVQGASGKLQAFGFCEYKEPESTLRALRLLHELQVGDKKLLVKVDAKTKAQLDTWKASQRRRNGAPQSGEEAKEEEEEEVLDEDTKRRDQMVKGAIDGLIREYSSELSASSQDAEAHQRKKRKEKKEDDINAMELEDDKRDLISREISKFRDTHKKLEEEKEKERQQIEKERRERDKEREREKERRDREREKERERERQKEREKERERERDRERTKEKEREKERSRDRSKDRSRSREKSREEKKREREEDEEEAYERRKLERKLREKEAAYQERLKNWEIRERKKARDYSKETEREEERHREMTKEAKRLKEFLEDYDDDRDDPKYYRGSALQKRLRDREKELELDERDRKREKDELEEIRQRLLAEGHPDPDAELQRIEQEAEKQRQPPVKQEQSEEVLHISHEEHQRKEGAEQEAYSSDNNITDREEDEEEDDDDQEVKPCLKPTLRPVPTAPSISSASGNATPLTPGSESPHAVTLHENPSHEAPPTEELRPKIGLSLKLGAAGSPKLPQAGRRKALAAVDSVFNKFDEEETEEAPKKRKLVPLDYSEDERGGLSLDGAEVTGLRPGVNTEEKRKHIKSLIEKIPTVKQELFNYPLDWNMVDTTLMDRRIRPWINKKIIEYIGEEEATLVDFVCSKVMAHSTPEGILDDVAMVLDEEAEVFIVKMWRLLIYETEAKKIGLVK